The sequence CGCCGTACCGTGGGTGACCTTCACCGACCCGGAGGTGGCCCGCGTCGGGGCGACCCTCGCCCAGGCGCGCCACCGCCACGGCACCCGAGCACACGCGCAGCGGCTCTCCCACGACCACGTTGACCGGGCGATCACCGACCGTCGTACCGACGGATTCACCCAGCTGGTGAGCGGGCCGGGCGGTCGGCTCCTCGGCGCCACCGTCGTCTCACCCCGGGCAGGTGAGTCGATCGCCGAACTCGCCGCCGCGATCCGGCGCGGCGCGAAGGTGCGCGACGTGGCCGGCACCGTCCACCCCTACCCGACGTACGCTGACGGGCCGTGGAACGCGAGCCTCGCCCAGCTCCGCGCCGACCTGACCGCGCCGCTACCGGCCCGGGCGACGGCCGCGCTCCGCGCCCTGCGCCGCGCCCTGCACCCGATCCGGAGCGGGAACCGATGACCGACGAATCAGCCCGGCCCGAGGTGACCTCGCGGCTCGTCCGGATCGTCGGCTCACCGTGGCCGAGGCTGGCATTCTTGGTGGTTCTGCTGACTGGCGCGGCGACGCTGCTGGCCACCCAGGGCACCCCGGACGTGGAGACGCTACGCGACCGTGTCGCCGCTACCGGGGCGTGGGCGCCGCTGCTGTACATCGCCGGGTACGCCCTGGGCACCGTGCTGCTGGTGCCCGGGGTACTGCTCACCGCCGCCGCCGGGGCGCTGTTCGGGGTGGTCGGCGGCTCGGTGGTGGTGCTGGTCGGGGCGACCACGGGGGCGGTGGCCTCGTTCCTGCTCGGCCGGCTGCTGGGCCGCCCGGCCGTCGAACGGCTCGTCGGCGGCCGGCTGTACCGCCTGGACCAGTTCCTGGCGCGACGGGGGCTGATCGCGGTGATCGGGCTGCGGCTCGTGCCGCTGGTCCCGTTCGCGCTGCTCAACTACGGCTCCGGGGTGACCGCCGTACGGCTGCGCGACTACGCCCTCGGCTCGGCGATCGGCATGACGCCCGGAATCGTCGCCTACACCGCGGTCGGTGGGTCGCTGACCGATCCCACCTCGCCGCAGTTCCTCGTCGCCGTGGCAGCTCTGGCCGCGCTGACCCTGGCCGGCGCGGTGGCGGCACGCCGGGCCCGCCGACGGGAGTCCCGCGCGGTACCGACCGTCGAGGTCACCAGCTGATGATCGACGCACGTCTGCGGCCGGTCCTGGCCAAAACCCTGGACCGGGTCGCCGCCGCCGTGGACCGGCCGTGGGTGACCCCCGGCCGGTTGACCGCCGCCGGCCTGACCCTGGGGCTGGCCGCGAGCGCCGCCGCGGCGGCCGGCTGGTGGTGGCCGGCGCTGGTGGCGTGGCTGGTGTCCCGGCTCGCCGACGGCCTCGACGGGCCCCTCGCCCGCCGCCGCGGCACCGCCTCCCCGTTGGGCGGATTCCTCGACATCGTCGCGGACTTCACCGTGTACGGGGCGTTCGTCGCCGGGGTCGCCGTCGGCGTTGACGGGCCCGCCACCCCGTTCCTGGTCCTGCTGGTGACCTACTACGTCAACGGGGCGACGCTGCTGGCGTACTCGTCGATCGCCGAGCGAGTGGGCCGGGAGCGAGGCGACGAGCGGTCGCTGCACTTCCTCGGTGGACTGGCCGAGGGCGCCGAGACCATCGCCGTACACGCCCTGTTCTGCCTGCTGCCCGGCTTCGCCGGGCACCTCGCCTGGGGGTGGGCCGTCGTGGTGGCCATCACCGCCGGGCAACGCGTCGCGCACGCCGTCCGTACCCTGTCCGAGCCCGCCGGGAGGCCCACCCGATGAACCGACGATGGCACGCGGTGGCGGCGCTGACCGCCGCCGGCCTGCTCGCCGCCGGCTGCACCGCCGGCACCGGCGACGCCGACCCCGCCCCCCGCGACTTCGCCCAGGTGCTGCGGGAGGCCCGTGGGCAGACGGTCAACCTCTTCATGTACGGCGGCGACGACGGCGCCAACCGCTACCTCGACGAGGTCGTCGCCCCGGCCGCCCGCGAACGCCTCGACGTCCGGATCAACCGGGTACCGATCACCGACACCGCCCTGGCGGTCAACAAGGTCCTCGGCGAGAAGCAGGCCGGCCGCGGCTCGGGGGGATCAGTGGATCTGGTGTGGATCAACGGGGAGAACTTCCGCACCGGCAAGCAGGCCGGGCTGTGGCAGTGCGGGCTGGTCGAGCTGCTGCCGAACATGCGCTACGTCGACTGGTCCGAACCGGCGGTCGCCAACGACTTCGGCACTCCGGTCGAGGGCTGCGAGGTGCCGTGGAGCCGCGCCCAGTTCGCCTTCGTCTACGACTCCGCCCGGGTCGACGACCCGCCGGCCAGCCTCGCCGGTCTGCTGGACTGGATCCGCGCGCACCCGGGCCGGTTCACCTACCCCGCCCCGCCGGACTTCACCGGCTCGGTCTTCGTCCGACACGCCCTCTACGCCCAGGCCGGCGGGGTCGACCAGATCCCGGACGACGTCGACCAGGCCGCCTACGACCGGCTCACCGCGCCGCTGTGGCAGACCCTGCGTGAGCTGCGGCCCGCCCTGTGGCGTGCGGGTGAGACGTACCCGGCCAACGAGAAGGAGCTCAACGACCTGTACGCCAACGGGCAGGTCGACTTCACCATGACGTACGGGCCGGCGCAGGTGACCAGCCTGGTCGAACGGGGACAGTTCCCGGCCAGCACCCGTACCCTGCTGCTGGACGAGGGCACCATCGGCAACACCAACTACCTCGCCGTACCCGCCAACGCCGCCAACCGCTCCGCCGCCCTCGCCCTGGCCGACCTGATGCTCTCCCCCGAGTTGCAGTACGAGAAGGCCCGCCCCGACGGGTGGGGCCAGTACCCGGCCGTGGACCTCGACAAGCTCGACGTCGAGTGGCGGGACCGCTTCGCCGCCCTGCCCGCCTCGGCGCAGGTGCCAAGCTATGACCAGCTGTCCCGCAACAGCCAACCGGAGCTACGGGCGGAGTGGCTGCCGCCGTTGGAGGAGGGCTGGCGGCGCGAGGTTCTGCAACAGTGAACCACCGCCGCACCGGGCTCCTGCTGATCCTGCCCGCGCTGGCCACCGTCGTGCTGCTCTTCGGCGGCGGCCTCGGCTACGGGTTCGCGCAGAGCCTCGGCCTGGCCGGGTTCACCGACACACCGGTCGGCCTGGCCGCCTACCAGCGGGTGACCGAAGGCCCGGCGTTCACCGACGGGCTGCTGCTGAGCCTCTGGATCTCCATTGCCGCCACGGCGCTCGCCGTCGCCATCGGTGTCGCCACCGCCCTGGCCCTGCGCCGTACCGCCGTGGGCCGACGCACCGCCACCTTCCTGGCCCAGCTCGGGCTACCCGTGCCACACCTGATCGGCGCGGTCGCGATCGGACTGGTGCTGGCCGACTCCGGCCTGCTGGCCCGCGCCGCCCGGGTCGTCGGCGTCGCGCTGCCCGCCCTGGTCGCCGATCCACACGCCGTCGCCGTGATCGTCGAGTACGTGTGGAAGGAGGCACCGTTCGTGCTGATCGTCGTCCTCGCCGCGCTCGGCGGGCCGGTCGCCGAGCACGAACGGGTCGCCGCCACCCTCGGTGCCCGTCCCCGGCAGGTGCTGCGGCACGTGACCCTGCCGCTGCTCGCCCCATCGATCCTGGCCGTAGCGGTGCTGATCTTCGCCTTCACCCTCGGCGCGTACGAGGTGCCCGCCCTGCTCGGCCGCGCGTACCCGCAGCCGCTACCGGTACTCGCCTACCAGCGGTTCACCGCCGCCGAGCTCTCCGGCCGCGCCGAGGGCGTCGCCATCGCCCTGCTGATCGCGGTCATCGCCGTCGCGGCGGCGCTCGTGTACACCGGGGCCAGCCGGCGGGCCGTCGGCCGGGTGACCGGAGCGCGGCGGTGACGGAAGCAGGGCCGGCGACGGAAGCAGGGCCGGCGACGGGAGCACGGCGACCCCGGCCGCTCGGTACGGCGCTGGCCCGCCCCACGGTGCTGATCCTCACCGGCCTGTGGGTGATGGGGCCGCTGCTACCGCTGGCTGTGCAGGCCTTCACCGACCAGTGGTTCTACCCCGACCTGTGGCCGACCCGCTGGTCGCTGGCCGGCTGGGAGCAGGCCCTCGGCCCGCAGTCCCGCCTCGCCGAGGCCGTCGCCACCTCCGTCGGCATCGGTGCCGCCGTCGCCACCCTCGCCACCGCCCTCGGTGCCGCCGCCGGGCGCGCGCTGGCCTGGCACCGGCTGCCGGGAAGGCGGCTGATCGAGCTGGTCCTGCTCGCCCCGGTGCTGGTGCCACCGTTCGCCGTCGCCATGGGTGCGCAGATCGTCTACCTGCGTGCCGGGCTCGTCGACTCGCTCACCGGCGTGGTCCTGGCCCAGCTGCCGGCCGCCACCGCGTACGCCACGCTGCTGATGTCGGGGGTGTGGGCCGGCGTCGACCCCGCCCTGGAGCGGCAGGCCCGTACCCTCGGCGCCGGGGCCTGGCGGGCGTTCCGCGAGGTCAGCCTCCCCCAGCTGCGCGGCGGCCTGATCGTCGCCGCCATGTTCGCCTTCCTGATCTCCTGGAGCGACTATCTGTTGACCCTGCTCATCGGCGGGGGTGTCGTCACCACCGTGCCGCTGCTGCTCTTCTCCACCGCCGCCGGCAGCGGCAACCAGGCCGCCACCGCCGCCATCGCGCTGGTCGCCGTCGCCCCACCCCTGCTGCTCACCGCCCTCGCCGCCCGACAACTCGCCAGCCGCGACACCGCCCTACTCGGAGTCGGCCGATGACCACCACCATCACCATCACCGACCTGGACCACACCTACCCCGGCGCCAGCACGCCGACGCTGCGCCGGGTCAGTCTGGAGGTGCCGGCGGGCACCCGCACCGCCGTCCTCGGCCCCTCCGGCAGCGGCAAGTCCACCCTCCTGGCAATCATCGCCGGGCTCAGCGCCCCCACCGGCGGCGACGTCCGGCTCGCCGACCGCAGCGTCCTGCGCCAACCCCCGCACCGGCGCGACCTCGGCGTCGTCTTCCAACGACCGCTACTCTTCCCGCACCTCACGGTCGCCGAGAACATCGCCTTCGGCCTGCGCATGCGCGGCACCGACCGCGCTGTCCTTCGGCGGCGGGTCACCGAGCTGCTCGACGCCGTCGCGCTACCGGGCTACGACGACCGGCGCAGCGGCGAACTCTCCGGCGGTCAACAACAACGCGTCGCCCTCGCCCGCGCCCTGGCCGCCCGCCCCGGTGTCCTGCTGCTCGACGAACCGTTCAGCGCCCTCGACCCACAACTACGCGGTGACATGCGGGCGCTCCTCACCGACCTGCACCGCCAGGAGGGCACCACCACACTGTTCGTCACCCACGACCGCGACGAGGCCACCGACGTGGCCGACACGGTCACCGTGCTCCTCGACGGCCGGGTCGCCCAACACGCCCCACCCGCCGACCTGTTCCGCCGGCCCGCCACCCTCGCCGTCGCCCGGTTCCTGGGCGGCGCCGACAACGCCATCCCCGGCATCGCCCACCCCGGCCGCTTCGACTGCCCCCTCGGCCGCCTCCACCTCAACACCGACCACAGAGGAGCGGGCCTGCTCCTCATCCGCCCCGAAGCCATCCTGGCCGGCGACCATCAGGGCGACAACGTGGTGCCGGCGACCATCACGACCGTCACCGACCGGGGCACCCACCTCGACATCCAGGCCACCAGCGCGGGCGTCACCCTGCACCTCACCACCGGGCCGGCAGCACCGCTGCGCCCCGGCGACGCCACACCCCTCTACCTACCCCCGGCCCACCTCAGCGTGGTCACCCCATAGCCACGCGCTACGACGCCTACTCACTCACCGGTTTGCAGCGAGGCCACGAAGGACCGCCAGGAACCCGGGTCGACCGCCAGCACAGGCCCCACCGGATCCTTACTGTCCCGCACCCCCACCACACCCGACAGGTTCGTCGCCACCTCAACACACTGGTCGTTGGAACCACTCCGACGGCTCTTGCGCCAGCGAGCACCATTCATTTCCATGACTCCACCAGTTCCCTTATCCGCTCGATGGACTCCTGCGGGGGCAGGGCCACGGCGAGGGTAGCCTCCCAGGTCCGTTGCAAGCGCATGAGATCAGCCGACCGATCCAGCTCCTGCCCGCCGATCTGGCCGCCGAGAAAGGCAAGCTCGCTGCCACCGGTCATGCTGGCGAGAATGAACGGGCCGTTAAGGCCCGGGTACTCCTCCGCCGAGGATGGCACGACCTGGACTCGAACGTGGGGGTGCTCGACGGCTAGACGGGCGAGGTGCGACAACTGGTCGCACATGACCTTTCGCCCGCCCACCCTCCGCCGTAGCACCGCCTCATCCATTACCCCCACGAGCCGGGATGGACGCTCGGCGTATAGCACCGATTGACCGTCCAGCCGGTCGGCAAGTCGCCGCTGGACTTCTTCTGGATCAAGTAGTGGATCTGACTCGAAGACCGCCCGCGCGTACGCCTCGGTCTGCAACAGACCTGGAACGTGTAGCGGGTCGAACCAGCGTAGGGCCCACGACTCCGCCTGGATTCTGCGCCAGCCGCGCGACCATGCCTGTGCTCTATCAAGTGCCACCAGATCAGTAAGCATGCGGGTAAAGAGGCCGCCGGTGTCGAGAGCCCTGTCGAACTGTTCGAGATACTTGCTGGTCGGCGGCTGCTGCCCCAACTCCACCGCACTGACCATCGACGGCGAATAGTTGATCGCCTTGGCCAGCTCCTCCTGACTCCAACCCCGCCGAACCCGAGCCCGGCGCAACTCCGCCACCAAGAACGCCGCAGCGGTCATCTCCCCAGTCGCCATCTCCAACCGCCCTCCACGAACCGGTTGATCGACTCCAGTACCGCGCCACCAGCGACCCCACCCAGCACAGAGGCTCTCCCACAGCACGGCCAAACCCTTCCGACCGTAGCCGCGCCCTCAGCAAACTGTGAAGCACGACACCTGCCTCCGATCCCGAGCGCGGCGTCGTAATGGGATCGCCGCTCCCCCGGCTGGGCGATCACACCGCTGGGTCTGTCACACGAAACGTTCGAGAGGAAGGCAGCGCCATGTCTCGATCCACCCGAAGCTGGCTACCGCGCCCATTCCGGTGGCCGCGCAACCAACGCCCCATACCACTCGCACCCCAGCACCGCCGGCTCTGGCGCGGAGCACGCCCCTCCTGCTCCTGCGGCCTACCCTGGCGGACCTGCCCCGACCGACACACCACCGTCCCGACCGAACCGGCCACCGCCCCAACCCCACCGAACCGCCCCACATGGAACGCCCCCACCGTCGCCAACCCAAAGGTCGGCCGTGCCGGCTGGCTCACCCTCGCCCAAACCTGGCGCGCCAACGGCGGAAAGTGGTGATCCGTCCGGCCGCCCCCGCCGCCCGACCACACCTACCACTGCGCCCACTCTGGATCTGCCGCACCTGCGCCGCACCCTGGCCCTGCGCCACCGCCCGACTCACCCTGCGACAGGAATACGCCACCGACACCGTCGCACTCCGGATCTACCTCTGCACCCAACTCCACGACGCCGCAGCCGACCTACACAAGCTCCACCCACAGAACGGCCCAGACCCGAAAGCTCTCTTCGACCGCTTCCTGGCCTGGACACCCCGGGCCAGCCTGTAGGCGGTGAATTCAGGTCAGGATGACGGGGTTGGTTAGAACCGATATTCATCGATAGAACGGTAAGGGTGCATCGGTCGGCGCGGCACCAGAATGTCGGTGGGCGATGATGACATCGGCGGATGCGGGGCTGCTCATGCTCATGACACCTCAGCAATCCCGAGAGGTGGGCAGGAGCGGCTCCCCGGTTCTAGAAGCAGGATGCCACCAAATCATGGAGGGATCATGGGAAGAGTAGTGCTAGATATGACAGTGTCGGTAAACGGCTGCATTGCCGGACCGAACGGCGAGCCCGAATGGCTGCATGAATGGTTCTTCGCACCCTCGCCGGAAAGCCAGGCGATCGTCGAGGAGCAGCAGCGCAGCATCGGCGCGATGGTCATGGGGCGACGGACCTACGACCAGGGCGCCAGCCAGGACGGGTTCCTGGACAACCCGTTTCCGGTCGAGCACTTCGTCGTCTCGCACAGCACGCCGGAGCAGGTGGCCAAAGGGGACACCGTCTTCCACTTCGTCCCGGACGTCGCCGAGGCGGTACGCCGCGCCCAGGTCGCCGCGGGAGAGCGCGAGGTCACTATCGGCGGCGGCGCCCAGATCGCCCAGCAGTGCCTGGCCGCGGGACTCGTCGACGAGATTCGGCTGGCGGTACGGCCCATGGTGATCAATGACGGTATCCAGCTTTTCGATGCTACTGCGCTTCGGCTGGAGAACATCGGTGTGATCAGTACACCCCAGGCGACCCACCTGCGGTTCCAGATCCTGCACTGAGCTGAGCTGCCCCTGGGGCGCGCCGGGCCCGCGCCCCGGGGACAACGGGGCGCCAGGGTGGTGCCCAACTGGCGACTTGCCGGACTCCGGGTGATCTCTTCCGCTAGTTTGAGGAGGCGACGCGAACCTGACGAGGAGTCCTGGAGCACCGAATGCCATTCCTGACCATCGTTGTCCACGTTCGCGCCAAGCCGGACCAGGTGGAACCGCTCAAGGCTGAGCTCAAGAGGGTTGTTCCGATCATTCGCCAGGACGAAGGTTGCGTTAGCTACCACCTTCATCAGGACAACAGCGACCCGACTCGTTTTCTCGTTTACGAGAACTGGGAGTCCCATGAACTCTGGCAGGCGCATATGGACAGCCCGCACGTGCAAGCCCATACCGAAGCTACCGCCGACAAAATCGAGGAATGCACTCGCTACGAGATGACTCGCATCGACTGAGACGGGTGCCGGGTGGACGATGCCCCGGCACGGCTGACGATGCCGGTTCACAGCAAGATTCGGACGGAGTCGACAGCCAGCCAGGAGGCGGCCCGCGCCGGCGGGCCTAACCGTCGAGGACTGCCGTCGCCTCGACCTCGACCAGCAGGTCAGGGCCGGCCAGCGCGCTGACGCCCAGTCCCGTCAACGGGGCGGCCAGGGTGACGCCCAGCTTCG comes from Salinispora tropica CNB-440 and encodes:
- a CDS encoding TVP38/TMEM64 family protein gives rise to the protein MTDESARPEVTSRLVRIVGSPWPRLAFLVVLLTGAATLLATQGTPDVETLRDRVAATGAWAPLLYIAGYALGTVLLVPGVLLTAAAGALFGVVGGSVVVLVGATTGAVASFLLGRLLGRPAVERLVGGRLYRLDQFLARRGLIAVIGLRLVPLVPFALLNYGSGVTAVRLRDYALGSAIGMTPGIVAYTAVGGSLTDPTSPQFLVAVAALAALTLAGAVAARRARRRESRAVPTVEVTS
- a CDS encoding CDP-alcohol phosphatidyltransferase family protein, with protein sequence MIDARLRPVLAKTLDRVAAAVDRPWVTPGRLTAAGLTLGLAASAAAAAGWWWPALVAWLVSRLADGLDGPLARRRGTASPLGGFLDIVADFTVYGAFVAGVAVGVDGPATPFLVLLVTYYVNGATLLAYSSIAERVGRERGDERSLHFLGGLAEGAETIAVHALFCLLPGFAGHLAWGWAVVVAITAGQRVAHAVRTLSEPAGRPTR
- a CDS encoding ABC transporter substrate-binding protein encodes the protein MAALTAAGLLAAGCTAGTGDADPAPRDFAQVLREARGQTVNLFMYGGDDGANRYLDEVVAPAARERLDVRINRVPITDTALAVNKVLGEKQAGRGSGGSVDLVWINGENFRTGKQAGLWQCGLVELLPNMRYVDWSEPAVANDFGTPVEGCEVPWSRAQFAFVYDSARVDDPPASLAGLLDWIRAHPGRFTYPAPPDFTGSVFVRHALYAQAGGVDQIPDDVDQAAYDRLTAPLWQTLRELRPALWRAGETYPANEKELNDLYANGQVDFTMTYGPAQVTSLVERGQFPASTRTLLLDEGTIGNTNYLAVPANAANRSAALALADLMLSPELQYEKARPDGWGQYPAVDLDKLDVEWRDRFAALPASAQVPSYDQLSRNSQPELRAEWLPPLEEGWRREVLQQ
- a CDS encoding ABC transporter permease; translation: MNHRRTGLLLILPALATVVLLFGGGLGYGFAQSLGLAGFTDTPVGLAAYQRVTEGPAFTDGLLLSLWISIAATALAVAIGVATALALRRTAVGRRTATFLAQLGLPVPHLIGAVAIGLVLADSGLLARAARVVGVALPALVADPHAVAVIVEYVWKEAPFVLIVVLAALGGPVAEHERVAATLGARPRQVLRHVTLPLLAPSILAVAVLIFAFTLGAYEVPALLGRAYPQPLPVLAYQRFTAAELSGRAEGVAIALLIAVIAVAAALVYTGASRRAVGRVTGARR
- a CDS encoding ABC transporter permease, which encodes MLILTGLWVMGPLLPLAVQAFTDQWFYPDLWPTRWSLAGWEQALGPQSRLAEAVATSVGIGAAVATLATALGAAAGRALAWHRLPGRRLIELVLLAPVLVPPFAVAMGAQIVYLRAGLVDSLTGVVLAQLPAATAYATLLMSGVWAGVDPALERQARTLGAGAWRAFREVSLPQLRGGLIVAAMFAFLISWSDYLLTLLIGGGVVTTVPLLLFSTAAGSGNQAATAAIALVAVAPPLLLTALAARQLASRDTALLGVGR
- a CDS encoding ABC transporter ATP-binding protein; translation: MTTTITITDLDHTYPGASTPTLRRVSLEVPAGTRTAVLGPSGSGKSTLLAIIAGLSAPTGGDVRLADRSVLRQPPHRRDLGVVFQRPLLFPHLTVAENIAFGLRMRGTDRAVLRRRVTELLDAVALPGYDDRRSGELSGGQQQRVALARALAARPGVLLLDEPFSALDPQLRGDMRALLTDLHRQEGTTTLFVTHDRDEATDVADTVTVLLDGRVAQHAPPADLFRRPATLAVARFLGGADNAIPGIAHPGRFDCPLGRLHLNTDHRGAGLLLIRPEAILAGDHQGDNVVPATITTVTDRGTHLDIQATSAGVTLHLTTGPAAPLRPGDATPLYLPPAHLSVVTP
- a CDS encoding DUF397 domain-containing protein, which produces MEMNGARWRKSRRSGSNDQCVEVATNLSGVVGVRDSKDPVGPVLAVDPGSWRSFVASLQTGE
- a CDS encoding helix-turn-helix domain-containing protein; this encodes MATGEMTAAAFLVAELRRARVRRGWSQEELAKAINYSPSMVSAVELGQQPPTSKYLEQFDRALDTGGLFTRMLTDLVALDRAQAWSRGWRRIQAESWALRWFDPLHVPGLLQTEAYARAVFESDPLLDPEEVQRRLADRLDGQSVLYAERPSRLVGVMDEAVLRRRVGGRKVMCDQLSHLARLAVEHPHVRVQVVPSSAEEYPGLNGPFILASMTGGSELAFLGGQIGGQELDRSADLMRLQRTWEATLAVALPPQESIERIRELVESWK
- a CDS encoding dihydrofolate reductase family protein, with translation MTVSVNGCIAGPNGEPEWLHEWFFAPSPESQAIVEEQQRSIGAMVMGRRTYDQGASQDGFLDNPFPVEHFVVSHSTPEQVAKGDTVFHFVPDVAEAVRRAQVAAGEREVTIGGGAQIAQQCLAAGLVDEIRLAVRPMVINDGIQLFDATALRLENIGVISTPQATHLRFQILH
- a CDS encoding putative quinol monooxygenase, whose translation is MPFLTIVVHVRAKPDQVEPLKAELKRVVPIIRQDEGCVSYHLHQDNSDPTRFLVYENWESHELWQAHMDSPHVQAHTEATADKIEECTRYEMTRID